The proteins below are encoded in one region of Acanthochromis polyacanthus isolate Apoly-LR-REF ecotype Palm Island chromosome 4, KAUST_Apoly_ChrSc, whole genome shotgun sequence:
- the atp11b gene encoding phospholipid-transporting ATPase IF isoform X1: MLRWIRQQLGFDPPHQSETRTVYVANRFPQHGHYIPQRFADNRIISSKYTIWNFVPKNLFEQFRRIANFYFLIIFLVQLMIDTPTSPVTSGLPLFFVITVTAIKQGYEDWLRHKADNEVNGAPVFVVRSGSLVQTRSKNIRVGDIVRVAKDETFPADLVLLSSDRPDGTCHITTASLDGETNLKTHYSVAETSVCQSVSQLEALQAVVECQQPEADLYRFVGRVTVTQHGEEIVRPLGPENLLLRGARLKNTKEIYGVAVYTGMESKMALNYKCKSQKRSAVEKSMNTFLIIYLGILLFEAVLSTILKYAWQAEDKWDEPFYNQKTEQERNSSPILKFISDFLAFLVLYNFIIPISLYVTVEMQKFLGSFFIGWDLDLYHEESDQKAQVNTSDLNEELGQVEYVFTDKTGTLTENEMQFRECSINGTKYREVNGKLVPEGMTDDSPDGSTPHLIGEELLFLKAVSLCHTVQISYDQPDCLVGGGDPFSHANGFSSNHMEYYASSPDEKALVEAAKRIGVAFTCSSGDTMEIKTFGKSEKYKLLHVLEFDADRRRMSVILQTPSGGKVLFTKGAESAILPFTTSGEIEKTRLHVDEFALKGLRTLVVACRHFSPEEYIDVDRRLNAARTALQQREERLQEAFSYIERDLQLLGATGVEDKLQDKVQETIEALRLAGIKVWVLTGDKHETAVSVSLSCGHFHRTMNILELLQQRSDNECAEQLRRLARRIKEDHVIQHGLVVDGASLSLALREHEKLFMEVCKNCSAVLCCRMAPLQKAKVVRLLKTSPEKPITLAIGDGANDVSMIQEAHVGIGIMGKEGRQAVRNSDYAIARFKFLAKLLLVHGHFYYIRIATLVQYFFYKNVCFITPQFLYQFFCLFSQQTLYDSVYLTLYNICFTSLPILVYSLFEQLVHPHILQNKPGLYRDISKNSMLSFRTFLYWTLLGFCHAFVFFFGSYILMGEDTTLMGNGQILRANRQLMFGNWTFGTLVFTVMVITVTLKLALETQFWTWMNHFVTWGSIAFYFIFSLFYGGIIWPFLHTQDMYFVFVQLLSSGSAWFAIIIIVITCLFPDVVKKVFYRHLQPTSTQKSQSLSAPQAQALSCVESLCCYQHGQSGCSRLAHFLEQMTGQCKASANNCHSSSRNNRSWSDTENFYSNDRSILTLSPIEATHC; this comes from the exons ATGCTACGGTGGATACGACAGCAGCTG GGCTTTGACCCACCTCATCAGAGTGAGACCAGAACGGTTTACGTAGCAAACCGTTTCCCCCAGCATGGCCACTACATACCACAGCGCTTTGCTGACAACAGAATCATCTCATCCAAG taCACAATTTGGAATTTTGTCCCCAAGAATCTGTTTGAGCAATTCAGAAGGATAGCGAACTTCTATTTCCTCATTATCTTCCTTGTGCAG TTAATGATAGACACCCCAACTTCCCCCGTCACCAGCGGTCTGCCTCTCTTCTTTGTGATCACAGTAACTGCTATAAAACAG GGCTATGAGGACTGGTTGAGACACAAGGCAGACAATGAGGTGAATGGGGCTCCAGTGTTTGTGGTTCGCAGTGGAAGCCTGGTCCAGACAAGATCCAAGAATATCAGG GTGGGAGACATTGTTCGTGTGGCTAAAGATGAGACGTTCCCAGCTGACCTGGTGTTGCTGTCGTCAGATCGTCCAGATGGCACCTGTCACATCACCACGGCCAGCCTCGATGGAGAGACCAACCTtaag ACCCATTACTCTGTGGCAGAGACATCAGTGTGTCAGTCAGTGTCCCAACTGGAGGCTCTGCAGGCTGTGGTGGAGTGTCAACAACCTGAGGCTGACCTGTACAG ATTTGTTGGTCGTGTTACAGTGACTCAGCATGGAGAGGAGATAGTCAG acCACTGGGTCCAGAGAATTTGCTGCTGAGAGGTGCCAGGTTAAAAAATACCAAAGAGATTTACG GTGTGGCAGTTTACACAGGGATGGAATCCAAGATGGCCCTCAACTACAAGTGCAAATCCCAGAAACGCTCTGCAGTGGAGAA GTCAATGAATACCTTCCTCATCATCTACCTGGGGATCCTGCTTTTCGAGGCCGTCCTCAGCACCATCCTGAAGTATGCCTGGCAGGCTGAGGACAAATGGGACGAGCCTTTCTACAACCAAAAGACTGAACAGGAGAGAAACAGCAGTCCG ATCTTAAAGTTCATCTCAGACTTCTTGGCATTTCTGGTCCTCTATAACTTCATCATCCCCATCTCGCTCTATGTTACTGTGGAGATGCAGAAGTTCCTGGGCTCCTTTTTCATTGGCTGGGATTTGGACCTTTACCATGAGGAAAGTGACCAGAAAGCTCAGGTCAACACCTCGGACCTCAATGAGGAGTTGGGACAG GTGGAGTATGTGTTCACCGATAAGACGGGTACgctaacagaaaatgaaatgcaattcCGTGAGTGTTCAATCAATGGAACCAAGTACCGTGAAGTTAATGGCAAACTGGTACCAGAGGGAATGACAGACGATTCACCAGATGGTTCCACACCTCACCTG ATTGGTGAGGAATTGTTATTTCTCAAGGCAGTGTCATTGTGTCACACAGTTCAGATCAGTTATGACCAGCCAGACTGTCTGGTTGGGGGAGGAGACCCATTCTCCCATGCCAACGGTTTCTCTTCCAATCACATGGAGTACTATGCCTCTTCACCAGATGAGAAAGCTTTGGTAGAGGCAGCAAAGAG GATTGGAGTGGCCTTCACTTGCAGCAGCGGCGATACCATGGAAATCAAAACATTTGGCAAGTCAGAGAA GTATAAATTACTCCATGTGTTAGAGTTTGATGCTGATCGCAGGAGGATGAGCGTCATTCTACAGACTCCCTCGG GAGGCAAAGTGCTTTTCACCAAGGGTGCAGAGTCAGCCATCTTGCCTTTCACTACTAGTGGGGAGATTGAAAAGACAAGACTGCACGTTGACGAGTTTGCCTTG AAAGGTTTGCGGACTCTGGTGGTAGCGTGTCGGCACTTCAGTCCAGAGGAGTACATTGATGTGGACAGGCGCCTGAACGCCGCCCGCACCGCGCTGcagcagagggaggagagacTGCAGGAAGCCTTCAGCTACATCGAGAGAGACCTGCAGCTCCTGGGAGCAACGGGGGTAGAAGACAA ACTTCAAGACAAAGTCCAGGAGACCATTGAGGCTTTGCGGCTGGCAGGAATTAAAGTGTGGGTGCTGACAGGGGACAAACATGAGACAGCAGTCAGTGTCAGCCTGTCCTGTGGCCACTTCCACAGAACCATGAACATCTTGGAGCTCCTGCAGCAGCGCTCTGATAATGAGTGTGCCGAGCAGCTCCGCAGACTGGCCAGAAG GATAAAGGAAGACCATGTCATACAGCATGGGTTGGTTGTAGACGGGGCCAGCCTGTCTTTAGCATTGAGGGAACACGAGAAGCTCTTTATGGAAGTGTGTAAAAACTGTtctgctgtgctgtgctgcCGCATGGCCCCACTGCAGAAAGCTAAG GTGGTGCGTCTTTTAAAGACATCTCCTGAAAAACCCATCACCTTAGCCATTGGGGATGGAGCTAATGATGTCAGTATGATACAGGAGGCCCACGTAGGCATAG GTATCATGGGGAAGGAGGGTCGCCAGGCCGTGAGAAACAGTGACTATGCAATTGCCAGGTTTAAGTTCCTGGCTAAACTACTGCTGGTCCACGGTCACTTCTACTACATTCGAATAGCTACGCTTGTACAGTACTTTTTCTACAAG AATGTGTGTTTTATCACGCCCCAGTTTTTATACCagttcttctgtttgttttcacaacAA ACTCTGTATGACAGTGTTTATCTGACACTGTACAACATCTGCTTCACCTCGCTGCCCATCCTGGTGTACAGTCTGTTTGAACAGCTGGTCCATCCACATATACTGCAGAACAAACCTGGCCTGTACAG GGATATCAGCAAGAACTCTATGCTGTCTTTCCGGACATTCTTGTACTGGACTCTGTTGGGCTTCTGTCATgcctttgtcttcttctttggATCCTACATACTGATGGGAGAAGACACCACTCTTATGGGCAATGGACAG ATCTTGCGAGCTAACAGGCAGCTG atGTTCGGGAACTGGACATTTGGAACGCTGGTCTTTACTGTTATGGTCATCACCGTCACATTAAAG CTGGCGTTGGAGACTCAGTTTTGGACGTGGATGAACCATTTCGTGACATGGGGCTCGATTGCCTTCTATTTCATCTTCTCACTCTTCTATGGAGGCATTATCTG GCCATTCCTGCACACCCAGGACATGTACTTCGTCTTCGTGCAGCTGCTCTCCAGTGGTTCGGCTTGGTTTGCCATTATCATCATCGTCATAACTTGCCTCTTTCCTGATGTGGTGAAGAAGGTCTTCTACAGACATCTGCAGCCCACCAGCACACAGAAGAGTCAG
- the atp11b gene encoding phospholipid-transporting ATPase IF isoform X2 — MLRWIRQQLGFDPPHQSETRTVYVANRFPQHGHYIPQRFADNRIISSKYTIWNFVPKNLFEQFRRIANFYFLIIFLVQLMIDTPTSPVTSGLPLFFVITVTAIKQGYEDWLRHKADNEVNGAPVFVVRSGSLVQTRSKNIRVGDIVRVAKDETFPADLVLLSSDRPDGTCHITTASLDGETNLKTHYSVAETSVCQSVSQLEALQAVVECQQPEADLYRFVGRVTVTQHGEEIVRPLGPENLLLRGARLKNTKEIYGVAVYTGMESKMALNYKCKSQKRSAVEKSMNTFLIIYLGILLFEAVLSTILKYAWQAEDKWDEPFYNQKTEQERNSSPILKFISDFLAFLVLYNFIIPISLYVTVEMQKFLGSFFIGWDLDLYHEESDQKAQVNTSDLNEELGQVEYVFTDKTGTLTENEMQFRECSINGTKYREVNGKLVPEGMTDDSPDGSTPHLIGEELLFLKAVSLCHTVQISYDQPDCLVGGGDPFSHANGFSSNHMEYYASSPDEKALVEAAKRIGVAFTCSSGDTMEIKTFGKSEKYKLLHVLEFDADRRRMSVILQTPSGGKVLFTKGAESAILPFTTSGEIEKTRLHVDEFALKGLRTLVVACRHFSPEEYIDVDRRLNAARTALQQREERLQEAFSYIERDLQLLGATGVEDKLQDKVQETIEALRLAGIKVWVLTGDKHETAVSVSLSCGHFHRTMNILELLQQRSDNECAEQLRRLARRIKEDHVIQHGLVVDGASLSLALREHEKLFMEVCKNCSAVLCCRMAPLQKAKVVRLLKTSPEKPITLAIGDGANDVSMIQEAHVGIGIMGKEGRQAVRNSDYAIARFKFLAKLLLVHGHFYYIRIATLVQYFFYKNVCFITPQFLYQFFCLFSQQTLYDSVYLTLYNICFTSLPILVYSLFEQLVHPHILQNKPGLYRDISKNSMLSFRTFLYWTLLGFCHAFVFFFGSYILMGEDTTLMGNGQILRANRQLMFGNWTFGTLVFTVMVITVTLKLALETQFWTWMNHFVTWGSIAFYFIFSLFYGGIIWPFLHTQDMYFVFVQLLSSGSAWFAIIIIVITCLFPDVVKKVFYRHLQPTSTQKSQMYSNRVAIGDDFIALQPLSRAKSQLGKIRWKRVRVQSAQNMTLLKPSGAQGRTIGTC; from the exons ATGCTACGGTGGATACGACAGCAGCTG GGCTTTGACCCACCTCATCAGAGTGAGACCAGAACGGTTTACGTAGCAAACCGTTTCCCCCAGCATGGCCACTACATACCACAGCGCTTTGCTGACAACAGAATCATCTCATCCAAG taCACAATTTGGAATTTTGTCCCCAAGAATCTGTTTGAGCAATTCAGAAGGATAGCGAACTTCTATTTCCTCATTATCTTCCTTGTGCAG TTAATGATAGACACCCCAACTTCCCCCGTCACCAGCGGTCTGCCTCTCTTCTTTGTGATCACAGTAACTGCTATAAAACAG GGCTATGAGGACTGGTTGAGACACAAGGCAGACAATGAGGTGAATGGGGCTCCAGTGTTTGTGGTTCGCAGTGGAAGCCTGGTCCAGACAAGATCCAAGAATATCAGG GTGGGAGACATTGTTCGTGTGGCTAAAGATGAGACGTTCCCAGCTGACCTGGTGTTGCTGTCGTCAGATCGTCCAGATGGCACCTGTCACATCACCACGGCCAGCCTCGATGGAGAGACCAACCTtaag ACCCATTACTCTGTGGCAGAGACATCAGTGTGTCAGTCAGTGTCCCAACTGGAGGCTCTGCAGGCTGTGGTGGAGTGTCAACAACCTGAGGCTGACCTGTACAG ATTTGTTGGTCGTGTTACAGTGACTCAGCATGGAGAGGAGATAGTCAG acCACTGGGTCCAGAGAATTTGCTGCTGAGAGGTGCCAGGTTAAAAAATACCAAAGAGATTTACG GTGTGGCAGTTTACACAGGGATGGAATCCAAGATGGCCCTCAACTACAAGTGCAAATCCCAGAAACGCTCTGCAGTGGAGAA GTCAATGAATACCTTCCTCATCATCTACCTGGGGATCCTGCTTTTCGAGGCCGTCCTCAGCACCATCCTGAAGTATGCCTGGCAGGCTGAGGACAAATGGGACGAGCCTTTCTACAACCAAAAGACTGAACAGGAGAGAAACAGCAGTCCG ATCTTAAAGTTCATCTCAGACTTCTTGGCATTTCTGGTCCTCTATAACTTCATCATCCCCATCTCGCTCTATGTTACTGTGGAGATGCAGAAGTTCCTGGGCTCCTTTTTCATTGGCTGGGATTTGGACCTTTACCATGAGGAAAGTGACCAGAAAGCTCAGGTCAACACCTCGGACCTCAATGAGGAGTTGGGACAG GTGGAGTATGTGTTCACCGATAAGACGGGTACgctaacagaaaatgaaatgcaattcCGTGAGTGTTCAATCAATGGAACCAAGTACCGTGAAGTTAATGGCAAACTGGTACCAGAGGGAATGACAGACGATTCACCAGATGGTTCCACACCTCACCTG ATTGGTGAGGAATTGTTATTTCTCAAGGCAGTGTCATTGTGTCACACAGTTCAGATCAGTTATGACCAGCCAGACTGTCTGGTTGGGGGAGGAGACCCATTCTCCCATGCCAACGGTTTCTCTTCCAATCACATGGAGTACTATGCCTCTTCACCAGATGAGAAAGCTTTGGTAGAGGCAGCAAAGAG GATTGGAGTGGCCTTCACTTGCAGCAGCGGCGATACCATGGAAATCAAAACATTTGGCAAGTCAGAGAA GTATAAATTACTCCATGTGTTAGAGTTTGATGCTGATCGCAGGAGGATGAGCGTCATTCTACAGACTCCCTCGG GAGGCAAAGTGCTTTTCACCAAGGGTGCAGAGTCAGCCATCTTGCCTTTCACTACTAGTGGGGAGATTGAAAAGACAAGACTGCACGTTGACGAGTTTGCCTTG AAAGGTTTGCGGACTCTGGTGGTAGCGTGTCGGCACTTCAGTCCAGAGGAGTACATTGATGTGGACAGGCGCCTGAACGCCGCCCGCACCGCGCTGcagcagagggaggagagacTGCAGGAAGCCTTCAGCTACATCGAGAGAGACCTGCAGCTCCTGGGAGCAACGGGGGTAGAAGACAA ACTTCAAGACAAAGTCCAGGAGACCATTGAGGCTTTGCGGCTGGCAGGAATTAAAGTGTGGGTGCTGACAGGGGACAAACATGAGACAGCAGTCAGTGTCAGCCTGTCCTGTGGCCACTTCCACAGAACCATGAACATCTTGGAGCTCCTGCAGCAGCGCTCTGATAATGAGTGTGCCGAGCAGCTCCGCAGACTGGCCAGAAG GATAAAGGAAGACCATGTCATACAGCATGGGTTGGTTGTAGACGGGGCCAGCCTGTCTTTAGCATTGAGGGAACACGAGAAGCTCTTTATGGAAGTGTGTAAAAACTGTtctgctgtgctgtgctgcCGCATGGCCCCACTGCAGAAAGCTAAG GTGGTGCGTCTTTTAAAGACATCTCCTGAAAAACCCATCACCTTAGCCATTGGGGATGGAGCTAATGATGTCAGTATGATACAGGAGGCCCACGTAGGCATAG GTATCATGGGGAAGGAGGGTCGCCAGGCCGTGAGAAACAGTGACTATGCAATTGCCAGGTTTAAGTTCCTGGCTAAACTACTGCTGGTCCACGGTCACTTCTACTACATTCGAATAGCTACGCTTGTACAGTACTTTTTCTACAAG AATGTGTGTTTTATCACGCCCCAGTTTTTATACCagttcttctgtttgttttcacaacAA ACTCTGTATGACAGTGTTTATCTGACACTGTACAACATCTGCTTCACCTCGCTGCCCATCCTGGTGTACAGTCTGTTTGAACAGCTGGTCCATCCACATATACTGCAGAACAAACCTGGCCTGTACAG GGATATCAGCAAGAACTCTATGCTGTCTTTCCGGACATTCTTGTACTGGACTCTGTTGGGCTTCTGTCATgcctttgtcttcttctttggATCCTACATACTGATGGGAGAAGACACCACTCTTATGGGCAATGGACAG ATCTTGCGAGCTAACAGGCAGCTG atGTTCGGGAACTGGACATTTGGAACGCTGGTCTTTACTGTTATGGTCATCACCGTCACATTAAAG CTGGCGTTGGAGACTCAGTTTTGGACGTGGATGAACCATTTCGTGACATGGGGCTCGATTGCCTTCTATTTCATCTTCTCACTCTTCTATGGAGGCATTATCTG GCCATTCCTGCACACCCAGGACATGTACTTCGTCTTCGTGCAGCTGCTCTCCAGTGGTTCGGCTTGGTTTGCCATTATCATCATCGTCATAACTTGCCTCTTTCCTGATGTGGTGAAGAAGGTCTTCTACAGACATCTGCAGCCCACCAGCACACAGAAGAGTCAG ATGTATTCCAACCGTGTGGCGATAGGTGATGACTTCATCGCTCTGCAGCCTTTGTCCAGAGCCAAGAGCCAGCTGGGCAAAATTAG